A stretch of DNA from Syngnathus acus chromosome 1, fSynAcu1.2, whole genome shotgun sequence:
TTATTTAATAATGATCTCCCACTCATAAATTGTAATTTCAGATCATCACTccccaaaagttttttttaatagtctaTAACTTTCCAATAAATCACAAAACGGGTTTTTAATTAGGCGACCGAGACGTGTCATTCAAATGGTGGGTCACGTGGTGTATCATGTGACCCGCCCAggaaaggaggagggaggaggaggaaagaagATGGAAGGGAATCGAGACGAGGCTGAGAAATGTGTCAACATCGCGTCAAAAGCCATCGAGGCGGGGGACAAGGAGAAGGCGCTCAAGTTCCTCCACAAAGCGGAGAAGCTCTTCCCGACAGCGCGAGCCAAAGGTAAAGACGTTGCTTCCGGCTAACCTAGCTCCCAGATGGGGAGGTGGAGTGGGGGTGAGTCCACCAGAGACGACAATCTAACCGGCCGGCCAGAGCGACTGTATAATCATGAAATATGTATCAGACATTTTAAGCTCATAACGCCATTTTTAAAAGCTAATGTatgggaaaaaatgtcaacaagaaGTGAAGTTTTGTCAAAAGCTAACAGCGAGCTGGTACGCTAATAAACCGAGCTAAGCTATTTAGGCTGCTGCGCGTGTCGTTAGCGCAATTTAAAGTGAGCGTCGTTCATAACTATCGTGGATATGTTCACATTTTCACCCCAAATGATAAGAAAAAACGTGTTGATTTGGTGTAGTTGTGAGCGTAAGCACCATCTTGGCTAACTTAAAATCCGACGAAGCGGATCAGAACTGTCAGTGGCGTGACGTCATCACTATGCTTCCAGACGGTAAGGTGAATTAGCTCCTTAGCCGTAAACACATTATCCTGTTctaaaaatcaaaagaaaactgttaaaaatgtaaaataaataataacaaacacacctgtttttttaattgccgtATATAAATAACCCTGAATGAATGTCAACATTAACaactaaacatttatgttttttaatatatgaCAATACAATTGAACTGTACTAAAGGAATCCACTGGTGGCACGAATACTACCacactcttaaaaaaaaatcactcctATACATCGATGTAACATTATCTTCTTATTTGTCTTATCACAGCCTTGCTTGACGCGATAACAAAAAACGGGAGCTCTGCGGCTAATGGCGCACATCGCAGACGACCGGCGCACAATTCGGAAGACGGCGGCACGCAAGCGACGAGGGCACGTGCCGAGTCCACGGGAGCCGAATCGTCCAAGGTGTTTACGCAAGAGCAGGTGGAAGGCGTCCAAAGGTGACAATGCTGGCTTAAAATGTTACAGCGACACTTGTTAATGTTCAGCCATCCAATTTCTGTCGCTCAAATTCACTGAACTGTAAATATGTGTTGATAGCGGGGTTACCTTAACACTTGTTTTCTTCCTGTCAGAATAAAGCGCTGTAAAGACTACTACGAAGTGCTCGGTGTCACCAAAGAAGCCAATGAAGATGAGCTGAAGAAGGCCTACAGGAAACTGGCCCTCAAGTTCCACCCGGACAAGAATCACGCTCCCGGAGCAACGGACGCCTTTAAAAGTTCGTCTCCCTCACTCGGCTTCCGTAAAAATAGTGTGCGGAAAATCTAATAGGAGTTCCGTGTCCCCGAGCAGAAATTGGTAATGCGTACGCGGTGCTGAGCAATCCGGCCAAACGGCGGCAGTATGACTTGACGGGAAGCGAAGAACCAAGCGGAGCAGGCCACGCCCATGGCGGCGCCAACGGCTTTGACTTCCACAGAGGGTTCGAAGCCGACATCACCCCTGAAGACCTTTTCAATATGTTCTTCGGAGGAGGCTTCCCTTCTTGTGAGttacacacatacaaatgTGGCAAGTCGGGCTGCACGCAACTCACAATTATTTCAGTAATCGATCAAtctgttgattattttgacTGTTTAAAGATGAATgaagttaaaaataatattttattttccatctcCTCATTCAcaaaaattaacaaaaaaagtgttaacgcaataataaatattggattaaaaaacatttaacatcCAAAGTAAATGATTCATCGGTGTCAAATATGTTGCGtgacttttttcctttctgtcTCTCAGCAAGCGCACAGACGTTCACCAACGGCAGGACG
This window harbors:
- the dnajb14 gene encoding dnaJ homolog subfamily B member 14; amino-acid sequence: MEGNRDEAEKCVNIASKAIEAGDKEKALKFLHKAEKLFPTARAKALLDAITKNGSSAANGAHRRRPAHNSEDGGTQATRARAESTGAESSKVFTQEQVEGVQRIKRCKDYYEVLGVTKEANEDELKKAYRKLALKFHPDKNHAPGATDAFKKIGNAYAVLSNPAKRRQYDLTGSEEPSGAGHAHGGANGFDFHRGFEADITPEDLFNMFFGGGFPSSSAQTFTNGRTNYSHHGDYRQERTDERGDGGFSMFIQLMPIVVLILVSILSQMMVSPPPYSLYSRPSTSQTVKRQTENLHVNYYVTRDFKSEYKTAAALQQIEKSVEEDYVANVKNSCWKERQTKTELLYAAKVYRDERMRKKAELMTMENCKELERLNNLFRGG